Proteins co-encoded in one Bacteroidales bacterium genomic window:
- a CDS encoding HAD family phosphatase, producing the protein MYPNIKNIIFDFGGVIIDFDFQRSIDAFINLGAINFQQKYSQANQLKIFDRLDTGEISQKGFIKQLKELLPSYVNNQQIMDAWNAILIGIPEKRIRLLEKIKKHYRIFLMSNTNAIHYPIYKRELQEKYGYNNLSDLFEKVYMSFETHLRKPDMRFFKLILTENNLNPSETLFIDDSEQNLPPAKQLGMQALWLKDKEITSFFDKGLLKPECLE; encoded by the coding sequence ATGTACCCAAATATCAAAAATATTATTTTCGACTTCGGCGGTGTCATTATTGATTTTGACTTCCAACGCAGTATTGATGCTTTTATAAACCTCGGAGCCATAAATTTTCAGCAAAAATATTCACAGGCCAATCAATTAAAAATATTTGACAGGCTTGACACTGGAGAAATAAGCCAGAAAGGTTTTATAAAGCAGCTTAAAGAGCTTTTACCCTCTTACGTGAATAACCAACAAATCATGGATGCCTGGAACGCCATTCTGATAGGCATACCTGAAAAACGCATCCGGCTGCTGGAAAAAATAAAAAAACATTACCGTATTTTTCTTATGAGCAATACCAACGCCATTCACTACCCCATTTATAAAAGAGAATTACAGGAAAAATACGGGTACAATAACTTGTCTGATTTGTTTGAAAAAGTATATATGTCCTTTGAAACACACTTACGAAAACCCGATATGCGTTTTTTTAAACTTATACTTACCGAAAATAACTTAAATCCTTCTGAAACGCTTTTTATTGATGACTCTGAACAAAACCTCCCACCTGCAAAACAACTTGGCATGCAAGCCCTTTGGCTAAAAGACAAAGAAATAACTTCCTTTTTTGACAAAGGGTTATTAAAACCTGAATGTTTGGAGTGA
- the dusB gene encoding tRNA dihydrouridine synthase DusB: MFLSENIVVLAPMEDVTDSSFRKVCKYNGADIVETEFVASDALIRNIEKSLKKLHFSEEERPLGIQIFGNNEHTMVEAVKIAGNYKPDFIDLNFGCPVRKVVEKGGGAALLKDIPKMLKIVDVVVKSTSLPVFVKTRLGWDEKKLLIVELAEKLQDCGISALTIHARTKVQMYAGIADWTLIGEVKNNPRMHIPIIGNGDVDSPEKALEMKNRYGVDGLMIGRASIGNPWIFREIKHYLKTGILLSPPRVDERIETCRRHLTSAIAEKSEKTAILQMRKHYGGYFRTFPDFKKFRMKLVTCLSFSEISDILNEILLHYKDI, from the coding sequence ATGTTTTTAAGTGAAAATATAGTAGTTCTCGCCCCTATGGAGGATGTTACTGATTCCTCCTTCCGAAAGGTATGTAAATATAATGGTGCGGATATAGTGGAGACTGAATTTGTGGCCTCGGATGCACTGATAAGGAATATTGAAAAAAGTTTAAAAAAATTACATTTTTCAGAAGAAGAAAGGCCTCTGGGGATACAGATATTCGGGAATAACGAGCATACGATGGTTGAAGCAGTAAAAATTGCCGGGAATTATAAGCCTGATTTTATTGACCTGAATTTCGGATGCCCGGTAAGAAAAGTGGTTGAAAAAGGTGGCGGTGCTGCCTTATTGAAAGATATTCCTAAAATGCTTAAAATTGTAGATGTGGTGGTTAAAAGCACTTCGCTGCCTGTCTTTGTAAAAACACGCCTTGGCTGGGACGAAAAGAAACTCCTTATCGTGGAATTAGCCGAAAAACTGCAAGATTGCGGTATCAGTGCATTGACAATTCATGCCCGGACAAAAGTTCAGATGTATGCAGGCATAGCCGACTGGACATTGATAGGAGAAGTGAAGAACAATCCGCGGATGCACATTCCTATTATCGGCAATGGTGATGTGGACAGCCCTGAAAAAGCTCTTGAGATGAAAAACCGTTATGGGGTTGATGGTCTCATGATAGGCCGGGCAAGCATAGGAAATCCATGGATTTTTCGAGAAATAAAGCACTATCTCAAAACAGGCATTTTACTGTCTCCCCCTAGAGTGGATGAACGTATAGAAACCTGTAGAAGACACCTTACTTCAGCTATCGCTGAAAAAAGTGAAAAAACAGCTATCCTTCAAATGCGTAAGCATTATGGCGGATATTTCCGAACTTTTCCGGATTTTAAAAAATTTCGCATGAAACTTGTGACTTGTTTGTCGTTTTCAGAAATTTCTGACATTTTAAATGAAATTTTATTGCATTATAAAGATATTTAG
- a CDS encoding M4 family metallopeptidase: MNRNILILFFIFLFSKHSFSQEFYGAEARKIIPAAEILAKDTLLDIPTFIRFAKGSEINFKDILPWLKNNFQISSDFDLKLLRFERDELGFTHYRYQQTYKSYPIHSNIFIVHAKNELVECMNGQLFSNLDIPTEINLNENQALDKALEYVGAEIYKCQIPGENSVLKYILNNEEASYFPKGELMLVPSDNNFKSNNYRLAYRFDIYAHKPMSRQWVFVDASTGNILLTLDRIHTEKPVILANATGSADTKYSGTRTITTDYTGSTYRLRETGRGLGIETYDLNTGTNYTNTDFTDSDNNWTGINAQQDEVARDAHWGTEKTWDYFYYIHGRNSINNAGFKLLSYVHYDNNYVNAFWDGERMTYGDGDNQNSPLTTLDICAHEITHGLTENTANLTYSNQSGALNEGFSDIFGASVEFYAKPPDADYNWTIGEEIGEAFRSMSNPNLYDQPDTYLGDNWYSGLGDNGGVHYNSGVINFWYYLLCQGGSGTNDNGNAYSVTGITMAKAERIAFRTLTVYLTSSSQYANARTYSIQAALDLYGSCSQEVESTTNAWYAVGVGAAYVASPTDAEFSANSSNPCSSAPYTAQFNNLSINANSYLWYFGDGTTSTLASPSHTYTSNGTFNVKLVAYGGTCGTDSIIKNAFITVGFNTTDDTVCSPETATLNAYGTGTMKWYDSPSGGTLLGTGPSYTTPALNITTNYYVEQSIVPPNEYVGKVSKETSATLHTNNSYYLVFSCYTPVVLKTVKVYAGSTANRTIQLKNSAGTTLQSANINVPSGESRITLNFNIPVGTNMRLATGTSNPNMYRDNSGVSYPYNLDGKISITGTNAGSNLYYYYYDWEIESPSCTSSRQEVTATVNPLPDAAGAISGTANVCKGQTGITYTVPDIANSSAYTWTLPSGASGSSTTNSITVDFGPSAVSGNITVNGINDCGQGTISTFTVNVSNHTSSTINKTACESYTAPDGVVYTTSGIKTAIIPNSAGCDSTIIIDLTINQNSVSNISETACETYTAPDGATHTTSGIKTAMIENAAGCDSIITIDLTINQKTTSSISETACETYTAPDGIIHTTSGINTAIIENSAGCDSTITINLTINIVNTVVEQEGETLTANANAASYQWLDCLDNYSPLPGETAQSFTAVLNGEYAVEITENNCVDTSACYSILTVVIDEQHFNAINVFPNPFSNELIIVSENNNELIEFEIYNSLGAVIYNGSLFQKTIVQTDSFAPGVYLLKINNSKVFEFKKIIKE; this comes from the coding sequence ATGAATAGAAATATTTTAATTCTGTTCTTTATTTTTTTGTTTTCTAAACACTCCTTTTCTCAGGAATTTTATGGGGCTGAAGCCAGAAAAATAATTCCTGCTGCTGAAATACTAGCCAAAGACACATTGCTTGACATTCCTACATTTATACGATTTGCTAAAGGTTCGGAAATAAATTTTAAAGACATCCTGCCCTGGTTAAAAAACAACTTTCAAATCAGTTCCGATTTTGACCTGAAACTTCTGCGTTTTGAAAGGGATGAACTGGGATTTACACATTACAGGTATCAGCAGACTTACAAAAGCTATCCCATACATTCTAATATTTTTATTGTTCATGCAAAAAATGAATTGGTGGAATGCATGAACGGGCAGTTGTTCAGCAACCTTGACATTCCAACAGAAATTAATTTAAATGAAAATCAGGCACTTGATAAGGCCCTTGAATACGTTGGAGCTGAAATTTACAAATGTCAGATACCCGGAGAGAACAGCGTGTTAAAATATATCCTGAACAACGAAGAAGCAAGCTATTTTCCAAAAGGGGAGTTGATGTTGGTTCCTTCCGATAATAATTTCAAAAGCAACAATTACCGTCTTGCTTACCGCTTTGATATTTATGCGCATAAGCCGATGAGCCGGCAGTGGGTTTTTGTAGATGCCTCCACAGGAAATATTTTACTGACACTTGACCGTATTCACACGGAGAAACCTGTTATTCTGGCAAACGCTACTGGCAGCGCCGATACAAAATACAGCGGTACAAGAACAATAACAACAGATTATACCGGTTCTACCTACCGTTTACGTGAAACAGGCAGAGGTTTAGGAATTGAAACCTATGACCTTAACACAGGAACCAATTACACCAACACTGATTTCACTGATTCAGACAACAACTGGACAGGAATCAACGCCCAGCAGGATGAAGTTGCACGGGATGCCCATTGGGGAACTGAAAAGACCTGGGATTATTTTTATTACATACACGGGAGAAACAGTATTAACAACGCCGGTTTCAAGCTATTAAGCTATGTGCATTATGATAATAATTATGTGAATGCATTTTGGGATGGTGAGCGAATGACCTATGGAGATGGGGACAACCAAAACTCTCCATTAACTACCTTGGATATTTGTGCTCACGAAATAACCCACGGACTGACAGAAAACACTGCTAACCTCACATACTCCAACCAATCAGGCGCTCTAAATGAAGGATTCAGCGATATTTTCGGAGCCAGCGTAGAATTTTATGCAAAACCACCAGATGCAGATTATAACTGGACTATCGGAGAAGAAATCGGGGAAGCATTTCGCAGTATGTCGAATCCAAACCTATACGACCAACCCGATACTTATCTGGGAGATAACTGGTACTCAGGTCTAGGTGATAATGGAGGAGTGCATTACAACTCAGGTGTTATAAACTTTTGGTATTACCTGCTTTGCCAGGGTGGCTCCGGTACAAATGATAATGGAAATGCATACAGTGTTACCGGTATTACTATGGCCAAAGCTGAACGCATTGCATTCCGGACACTTACAGTATATCTTACAAGTTCTTCACAATACGCCAATGCCCGCACCTATTCCATTCAGGCAGCTCTTGACCTTTACGGAAGTTGTTCTCAGGAAGTTGAGTCAACCACGAATGCCTGGTATGCCGTTGGTGTCGGAGCAGCCTATGTGGCATCGCCTACAGATGCGGAGTTCTCAGCAAATTCGAGTAATCCGTGTTCATCAGCCCCCTATACAGCACAGTTTAATAATTTAAGCATTAATGCAAACTCTTACCTCTGGTATTTTGGAGATGGAACTACCAGCACTCTGGCTAGCCCTTCGCACACCTATACATCTAACGGTACATTTAATGTAAAACTGGTCGCCTATGGCGGCACATGCGGCACCGACTCAATTATTAAAAACGCGTTTATTACGGTTGGATTTAATACAACAGATGATACGGTTTGCAGCCCGGAAACAGCCACTCTGAATGCTTATGGCACAGGTACTATGAAATGGTATGATTCTCCCTCGGGAGGAACTTTGCTGGGAACAGGCCCAAGCTATACCACACCGGCGCTTAACATCACCACCAATTATTATGTCGAACAGTCAATAGTCCCTCCAAATGAATATGTTGGGAAGGTAAGTAAAGAAACCTCGGCTACCCTGCATACGAATAACAGCTATTATCTGGTTTTTAGCTGTTATACACCCGTCGTGCTTAAAACGGTTAAAGTTTATGCTGGAAGTACTGCAAACAGAACAATTCAACTAAAAAACAGTGCAGGCACAACCCTTCAGTCAGCTAATATTAATGTCCCGTCAGGTGAAAGCAGGATAACTTTAAATTTCAACATACCCGTAGGCACAAATATGAGACTTGCCACCGGCACATCAAATCCAAATATGTATCGTGATAATTCAGGGGTTTCATACCCATATAATTTAGATGGTAAGATTTCAATAACAGGAACAAATGCAGGTTCAAACCTTTATTATTACTATTATGATTGGGAAATTGAATCTCCTTCCTGCACCAGTTCACGCCAGGAAGTTACCGCAACGGTCAATCCATTGCCGGATGCAGCAGGGGCGATATCAGGCACAGCAAATGTATGCAAGGGGCAAACAGGAATAACATACACTGTACCGGATATTGCAAATTCATCAGCTTATACATGGACTTTGCCTTCCGGAGCAAGCGGCTCAAGCACCACCAACAGCATCACGGTTGATTTCGGACCTTCTGCGGTTTCAGGAAATATTACTGTTAATGGTATTAATGATTGCGGGCAAGGTACTATCTCAACATTTACTGTCAATGTATCAAATCACACTTCAAGCACAATAAACAAAACGGCTTGTGAAAGCTATACCGCTCCAGACGGAGTTGTTTATACAACCTCAGGAATAAAAACTGCTATCATTCCAAACAGCGCCGGTTGCGACAGTACCATAATCATTGACCTGACAATTAACCAAAATTCTGTAAGTAATATTTCTGAAACCGCCTGTGAAACTTACACTGCTCCCGATGGGGCCACTCATACAACTTCTGGTATCAAAACCGCGATGATTGAAAACGCCGCTGGCTGTGACTCAATTATAACTATTGATCTCACAATTAACCAAAAAACTACAAGTTCAATTTCTGAAACTGCATGCGAAACTTACACTGCTCCTGATGGAATAATCCACACTACATCCGGAATCAACACCGCTATTATCGAAAACAGCGCCGGGTGCGACAGCACCATCACCATCAATTTAACAATTAATATCGTTAATACTGTTGTGGAGCAAGAGGGGGAAACTTTAACTGCAAATGCCAACGCGGCATCATATCAATGGCTGGATTGCTTAGATAATTACTCTCCTTTACCCGGAGAAACCGCTCAAAGTTTTACTGCTGTATTGAACGGCGAATATGCCGTGGAAATAACTGAAAATAATTGCGTTGACACTTCCGCATGTTATTCAATACTTACGGTTGTTATTGATGAGCAACACTTCAATGCAATAAATGTTTTCCCGAACCCTTTTTCAAACGAACTTATAATTGTGTCAGAAAACAATAATGAATTAATAGAGTTTGAAATTTATAATTCTTTGGGGGCAGTAATCTATAATGGTAGTTTATTCCAAAAAACAATAGTGCAAACTGATTCTTTTGCCCCAGGTGTATACCTTCTAAAAATTAATAACAGCAAGGTATTTGAGTTTAAGAAAATAATTAAAGAATAG
- a CDS encoding Reeler domain-containing protein — MTKKSLIAIFITLVFAVGFLSIQLFSYPGGAPAAKTGSPADVKTCLACHSATLKTKEGMITSNATDNKYVPGEVYTITATASGSAGTSRIGFEISPQNPSGKLLGELILTNSNETKLLSKGKYITHTNQGSLASGGKKSWSFKWKAPTAGTGDVTFYGCFLVSESSQLVFTSQLVLKEKK; from the coding sequence ATGACTAAAAAATCTTTAATTGCTATTTTTATCACCCTTGTTTTTGCTGTAGGATTTTTAAGCATACAGTTATTCTCATATCCGGGCGGAGCCCCGGCGGCAAAAACAGGTTCTCCTGCCGATGTGAAAACATGCCTGGCTTGCCATAGCGCCACTCTGAAAACCAAAGAAGGCATGATTACTTCAAATGCTACTGACAATAAATATGTTCCGGGAGAAGTTTACACGATTACTGCCACCGCATCGGGTTCGGCGGGTACAAGCCGAATAGGTTTTGAAATTTCACCACAGAACCCTTCGGGAAAACTGCTTGGAGAGTTAATCCTGACCAACAGCAATGAAACAAAACTGTTGTCAAAAGGAAAGTACATTACCCACACCAACCAGGGTTCGCTTGCCAGCGGAGGGAAGAAATCATGGAGTTTCAAATGGAAAGCTCCTACAGCAGGTACAGGTGATGTAACATTTTATGGTTGTTTTCTGGTTTCAGAAAGCTCTCAGCTTGTGTTTACCTCTCAGTTGGTGTTGAAAGAAAAAAAATAA